CTTATCTTCGTAAAAGTCCATCCTTATGCGGCTGGCGACCTGCTCCGCCAGAAACTCCGGCATGGCTATGTCTTTTACGTAGAACTTGTCGTTCCAGTACCCGATATCGCCGAGAGCCGCCGGCTGGGCGCGAAAGAAGTCGTTCATGACCGCGTCCTGCCACTTATTGTCGAGGCCCATCTTCTCAAAGACCTCTTTTATCGCGTGCTCTTTCTTAGCCTGCGGATTTATCCGCTTATCGACGAGCATCCTCTTCGCGAATTCGCCGCGGGAGATGTCATTTAACATGAACCGTTTCACATCCTCCACGGATTTTATTATGATTATCTGTATTTCCGGTATGCGCATATCATGAGCGATAACGACGTAAAAATCGTACTGCGCGTCGGTCGATAGCGCCACCCTTGAGACACTCAAGATAACATCATTTATCTCTTCCCCCGCCTTTTGGGTAAGGGAGAATGTCATGTCCCATAGCTCCGGAAGCGGCACGTATATGGTTACCGTCTTACCGATAGTCGCAACCTTAACGTCGAGCTTATACTCGTCTTTACATAACCGGACGATCGAGTCTGCGAATTTTTCTTTCGGATAGGTTGGAGCACAACCGAATAAAGCGGTTACCAACAAACAATAGCCGGTAATAATTAAAAAAACAGCTCTGTTCTTCATGCCAGCTTTACGTGCGACTTGCCGTATTCATTGAATATGTTTTCTATCTCGTCGTATTCGAGCTCTTCTTTTTCGAGAAGTTCTTTTACGAACCGCTCCAGAAGCGGCTTCTCTTTAATTAAAAGCGCCTCGACGTCTTTAAGACATGCGCGGAATATTTTATTAACCTCTTCGTTCAACAGCTCTTTAGTCTTGTCCGACAATTGCGCTTCAGGAATAGCGGTATAATCGCCCAGATACTGGGCGTCGCTCATGCCGAACTTCCATACCATGTTATGAGCGACTATCATCGCCTGTGTGAAATCCATGGCGACACCGTCCGACGTCGTTCCGAAACGCATCTTTTCCGCTACGTATCCGCCGAGCGCCACTTTTATATCGGCCAAAAGGCGGTCTTTGTTATGCGTAAAGACCTCCTCGCGCGGCTGGTGATAAACAACCCCGAGTGTATCCCGCCTCGACGCTATGGACGCTTTAAATACGTCATCGATAGGATGGAGTATGTACAGCACTATAAGGTGGCCGGATTCATGATACGCGACCATCTCGCGCTCAAGCGGCTGCATCGTCCGCTTGTGTTTCATACCCATATCAACCCTTTCCATGGCTTCCGAAATATCGTCAAGCCGTATCACGTCGCGGCCGGATCTCGTAGCTACAAGAGCCGATTCTTTGATTATATTTTCTATGTCGGCCGGAGATTTATAAACGGCTTTCCGGGCGAGACGGCCTACATCTATGGAAGAATCATGCTGAACCTTGCCGAGATAATAAGCGAATAGCTTCTCCCTGTCTTCCAGTCCCGGCTTGTCGATATAGAGCTTTCTGTCAAACCTTCCGGGCCTAAGCAGGGCTCTGTCGAGATTATCTTCCGGCGCGTTGGTCGCGCCTATAACTATAACGTTCTGCGCGGTGCTGGGCTCTCCTTTTTTATCTTTTATCTCGGAAAGTCCGTCCATCTCCGCCAAAAGCTGGTTCTGGGTAGAGTTAGTCTCTTCCGTACCGCCGAACGCCGAGAATACCCGCTTCCTGGCTATGGCGTCCAGCTCATCTATGAATATGATACAACCGCCGTGCGCATACGCGAGTTCGCGCGCCTGTTTGAAAAGCTTTCTCACTCTCGAAGCGCCGACACCGACGAATATTTCTACAAATTCGCTTCCGGACATCGACAAAAACGGTAATCCGGTCTCGGTCGCGATCGCTTTGGCCAGGTATGTCTTGCCGCATCCCGGGGGACCGAACATCATGATCCCGCGCAATATCTTGCCGCCTATCTTCTTCACGCGGGCCCTGTCCCTGACAAGCTCAACGACTTCTTTCGCTTCTTCCTTCACGTTCTCCATGCCAATAACATCGGCCCACTTGACGTTGACAAGTTCACCCTGAACCTTAGATTTTGAAATCTTAGCCATGCCGCCCTGCAAAAATACCGTGTACATAAGTACAAATATGGTGGCATTGAGCGCTACCATTATCAGCTGAATCGGCATCGTAGCGAGAGTTATCTTCTGGTAGAACGATTCAAGCGACATCAACCCAAGGATCGATAACCGCACGAGAACATAACCACCGACTATGATCGACAACATTACCCAGCGGGATCTCATCCACATCTTCGCCGGCCGGTTTAGAAGGTATACTGCCGTCCCGGCCAGACCGATGACAAGATACACTAAAAGTTCGAATATAAGCCACGGTGTCATATTACCTCCGATTTACTATTGTTTGAGTCAGGTAAATCGTCCCGCCCCCGGTTTTCACTCCCGGCGGGACTATCATAATATTAACTCGGTAAATTTTCCCGCCCCCGGTTTTCACTCCCGGCGGGACTATCATAATATTAACTCGGTAAATTTTCCCGCCCCCGGTTTTCACTCCCGGACGGAACCTTTTTATCCTATTTTTGCCAGTTCAGCATCGAGCTCGACGCATGCGCGCTCGTATTCTTCTTTCTTTGGAGCGATGCCATGCCATTCCGCTTTATTTTCAACGAATGAAACACCCTTGCCTTTTATTGTATGCGCTATTATAACAGTGGGTTTTCCTTTTAACTTCCTGGCTTTATCGAATGCCTCTATCAATTTCGCGATATCATGGCCGTCGGTCTCGATAACGTGCCACCCAAAATCATTCCATTTGTTTACGTATGAGCCCATATCTTTTATCTCACAGCAAAAACCGTCGATCTGCAGGCCGTTAAGATCTATGACGGCACAAACGTTGTCCAATTTATAATGCGCGGCTGTCATCGCCGCTTCCCAAACCTGGCCTTCGTTGGTCTCGCCGTCGCCCATCAGGCAGTATATTCTTATATCCGAGTGGTCGAGCCTGGCGGCGAGCGCTATGCCGTTGGCTATGGATAGCCCCTGACCCAGGGAACCGCTCGACGCCTCTACGCCGGGGATACCTTTCTGCGCGTGCCCCTGAAGAGGGCTTCCGAGTTTACGCAGGCGCCAGAGCTCCTCCCTCGGGAAATATCCTCTGTCCGCCAGTACGGCATAAAGCGCCGGGCACGCATGCCCTTTGGAAAGTAAAAATCTATCACGATCTTTCATGCCGGGATTTTTAGGATCGTGTTTGAGTTCGTTATAATATAATGCTATTAAAATATCGACGATCGATAGTGAGCCGCCGGTATGCCCGGATCCCGCTATCATCAGCATCTTTAAAATGTCTTTGCGTATCTCTACCGCTTTTTTCTTTAATGTTTTGATGTCGGACTGCATCTCTTCAACTTTCTTTAATTTGTAATAAATAATGCCCATGGTGTAATGGGCCTGATGATTTTGAAAGCGTTTGGTAACGGCGGGGCAAAAACCTTAATCAATCCAGATTCGGAAGCTTGGTATTTATGCCTCCGAACCCGGATTGGAAGGTGGTTATTTCTTCTTGTGGCGGTCTCTTCTCATCCTTTTCTTTCTTTTATGCTTCGCCATTTTGGCGCGTTTTCGTTTCCTTCCGCAGGGCATGAGTCGATCACCTCCTCCTGATAAATTAGTAGATAACTTTATTCAAAGGGTACTCGATTATTCCCTGAGCGCCGGCTCTTTTTAATTTTGGTATCAGATATTTTACCGTCTTCTCGTCTATTATCGTATCTACATCCACCCAATCCGGATCGGAGAGCGCGGAAATCGTAGGTTTTTTCATCGCCGGTAGCAACGCCAGGATGGCTTTGAGGTCTTCCTTCTTTAAATTCATTTTGAGCCCGACTTTGTCTTCCGCAAGTATCGCGCCCTTTAAAAGCATTGCCAGGTTCTCGATCTTGCCGCGTTTCCACGGGATCATCCAGCTTTTTCTATTGGCAATAAGCTGTGTCGTAGACTGGCATACCGTTATCACTTCGCGCAGTTTGTTCGCCCGAAGCGATGAGCCTGTCTCGGTCACTTCCACTATAGCGTCGACGCCCACGGCCGCTTTAACCTCGGTCGCGCCCCAGCTGAACTCCACTTCGGCCTTAACGCCGTTTTTCTTCAAGAATGACTTCGTTACACTCACAAGCTCGGTAGCTATTCTTTTCCCCTTCAGATCCTTAACGCTTTTTATTTTGGATGCCTCCGGCACGGCCAGAACCCATCGGACGGGCCGCATGCTTTGCTTCGCATATATAAGTTCGGCGACTCTTATGACATTCGATGAATTTTCCAGTATCCAGTCATTCCCGGTAAGTCCTACGTCGAGAATACCGTCTTCCACGTAGCGCGACATCTCCTGCGCCCTGAAAAGTATCACTTCTATCTCTTCATCGTCTATCGACGGAAAATATGAGCGCTCGCTTATGCCCAGCGAAAAGCCCGCTTTCTTGAACATACGAACAGTGGCTTCCTGTAGACTGCCCTTAGGTATTCCGAGTTTTAATTTCGAATTTTTATCTTTCACCTTAATATTCCTTCCTAATCATACAATTCTACATAATATAGTTACAAATGTCAAATATTACCGGGCTTGCCTTAAGACCCCATCTTTATCGTTCCCAGCGAAACGCCTTCCCTTTCGGTCTGCTCCTTCACTTTGGTATCCATGTTTTCCTTCGCCTTAAGGGAGTCTTCGACCCGGGCTTTTAGATTGAGGTACTCGGCGTTGGCCTGGTCGCACTTTTTCTGCAGATCCGCCTTCGCGGCCTTTTCCGTCTCAAGTTGTGTTTTTAACGAACGCAGTTCATCCTCGCGCACCCGGAGGCTGGCAACATTGTCATTATTCGATTTTTGTTCTTCTTCGAGTTGCCCCGTTATTTTAGCTATCGTCTCTTCCTGGGTAGTAAGACGGGTCTTGAGTTCAATATTAAGTGTATCCGCGTCCTTTAATTTCGTCTCTAAGTCCTGTTTCACCGTTATAACCTCGTCGAACCGTTTCTGTAAAGCCTTCTTCTTCCCCTTTTCGGACTCCTCCATCGTGTAAAACGCTACGGTGGCATATAAAAGGATAAAACACGCTAAAATCAGGGAGATAACAACTGCTTTATTTCCGTCTTTTATCATAAAACCAACTCCTTTTTCTTTTAAATCTTCTCCGGCATAATATCATTATTCATTCGAAATATCCACACTGAAACGCTTATCCCCTGGACCCATCATCTTGGGAAATGACGGGAAAGGCGATGCGGCCTTGACTGCATTTATGGCGGCCGTATCGAGTTCCGGGTTCGATGACCTGACGATATCCGGCCCGCCCTTTATCTCGCCCTTTGGCGACAATAGGAAAGTAACCCGCACGCTACCCTTTTTTAAGGTACCGCGTTTTGCCTTCGGGAGGCTCGCATTTTGCATTATCAGGCTCTTCAGCGCGTAACCGTAATCCTCCGAAGTAGTTGTTACGAATTTTTTGGCGGCCCAGCCTTTTTCCAATTCAAGCGCAGGCTGTTTCTTGGTTTTAAACATACCGGGATCTATCGGATATTCATTCCTTCTCTCGAATGTCGGTTTCTCGTTCGTCGTAAATCCTTTTTCATTGATCGGATATGTTTCCGGCTGTTCCAAAAGATCGTATTCACCGGTTACTATATGAGGCGTCAAAAATACTACAAGCTCCTGTTTCTGCACTCTATCATTAGTCTTCTGGAACGCTTTACCTATGATCGGGATATCTCCCAGCACCGGTATCTTGTCAACGGTACTCGTTCTTTCATCTTTTATCAACCCGCCTATTATTATGGTCGTCCCATCCTTTACCGTAACGGATGTCTCCGCCTGTGTGGTCTGGACTATCGGAACGGTGGTGGAGGGGCTTCCGTAAGTATAATTATCCGTTGACGAACTGACTTCCGGCTTTATCTTCATAGTTACGAAACCGTCTTTATTGATGGTTGGCGTCACGTACAATTTTACGCCTATATCGATAAAGGTAAGATTTGTCGCAGTGGTAGCAAGGCCCGTCGTCTGAGTAACGGTATTTGTGGCGTATGGCTGGGATACACCCACCAGTATCTTCGCCTCCTGATTATTGAGCGCCGTTATCCTCGGGCTTGATAGCAAGTCAGTATTGCCGATGGTTTTTAATACCTGTATCATCAGCGCCCAGTCGGATTCACCGATGGCACCTATAACTATCTGAGCGCCGGGGACGAAAGCGCCCTGTACCGCCTGCTGGAACATACTCGATATATTGATACCTTTACTTGCCGAACCGACTTTCTGTATGACAGACGTCCAGTCGACACCAAGCTTATATTCGTCGGTCAACGTTATCTGCACTATCTTCGCTTCTATTAAAACCTGTTGGAGCTTATCATCAAACGCCGTAACAAGCGCCTCTACCTCCGACATTTTTTTATCGAGATCGGTAACGGCTATCTTATTCGTCCGCTCGTCGATCTGCATGGTGCCGATGCCTTTGGTCAGCGATTCCGATACCTTGGCTTTAAGATCCGCGGCCTTTGCGTATTTGAGCTCAAATACTTTCGTTACCGTCAGCATATCCATCTTGGCCAGTGCTTCCGATATCTGCTCCACCGTCTGCGGTGAATCGATAACAACTATGGTGTTGGATCCGTCATCCACCACTATCTTGCCTACCTTGGTCTTCATCTGATTCAGCGCTTTCGAAGCGTCACTCGCCTTCGCGTATTTCAGCTGGAACACTTTGACTTCTTTCCTGTCGCCGTACTTCTCACCGTAGGCCGTCTCATACTCCCTTTGCGACATGACATACACTATGTCGCCGCGCCTATCGCAGGCCAGGCCGTTGGAGGCGAGTATTATCTCGAGGGCATCCATGATATTGACGCTCTTCAAAAATATAGTAACGCGGCCTTTAACATCGTTCGAGAGGACCACGTTCATATTGCCTTTCGTCGCGAGCATCTTTATAACCTCCACGACGTCCATGCCTTTCAGGTCGAGCGATATCTTATCGGAAACAGACGTTTGGATCATGGGGCCTTTAACCACGGATGGCGTGGACTCCAGCTGGGCATAGGCCGGGCAGATATTGCCGGCGGGCAAAATAGAAGTAAAAGCAATCATGGTAATTATCGAAACTATCTTCTTCATAAAATCCTCCGTGTTTACGCTAAGCTTCTGGAATTGTTTTTTTACAAAAATAATGATATCTTCCGGCCGCCGTAATCGAGGACAACTTTGCCCTCGGATATCTCCTCGACGACATATCCATTGAAGGACTGGCCCTTATTAAGGTAGTACGTCTTCTGAGCCTTCTTATCCTCTACGATCGCCTGGGGATTGTCACCGGTTATTATGCCTACAAGCCCGAGCTTCTCGGAGATGCCGTCGGAGGATCCCACCTCTTCCGGAGTTGACGCCTCGCCGGGTGACTGGCCAAATACCACAGCCCCGCCGCCCGCGGTCGAATACGATGAATAATCCTTAACCACAACCGCCTTCTTGGCAGTGGCTTTCCTTGTCGATTCAGGAATTGGTTTGGAAATAAGCGCCTGGATGTTTTTATACGGCCTGACGAAGATAAGGTCTATCAATAAATATAAGGCGAGCACGCCAAGCACGATAAAGAGGTATTTGTTTAAACTTTTTAGTGTTTGCGGCTCAAAAGCCTTACCTTTGAATATATCGCTTTTCAACATACCGGATATGCGCTCATCCGCCTTCGACGCTATCGTGGCGGAAGTCTTCGCAATATCCGCCTGCAAAGCGGTCGGGCCATTAGACTTGGCCTTGTTTTTTATGAGTTTTAGCAATCGTTCTTCCGGAGATACGTCTTTTACCATCTATATGCTTTCTCTTTCGATTATCTTCGATATAAGGGTGCTGTCTACCACGGATTTATTGTGCATCACAAGCGCTTCAAGCGCATTATGGCATATGAGCGATGTCTTCCTCGGATATCCTTCGGTGTATTCGTATATGCTCCTGATCGCTTCATCCGTAAATACCTTCCTGGATCCGTCGAGGCCCGCCTCGACGAGGCGGAACTCTATAAGTTCTTTCGTCTCTTCTTCGTCTAGAGGATTGATAATATATTTTAGGGCGATGCGATCGTAAAAATTCTTCACCTTCTTTATGCGCGGCAAAAGTTCCATCTGCGACACAAGAACTAATTGTAGAAGTTTGTATTCGTTCGTCTCATAATTAAGAAGCGTCCTGAGTATTTCAAGAAACGGCGTGGACAGCTTCTGCCCTTCATCTATTAATAGCACCACCGTCTTATTCTCATCGACGCCCTTCTTAAAAAGATACTTCTCTATTTCTTCCCTGTAGTCGAGAGTAGAGCGGGCATCCGGCTTTATACCAAACATCTTGGTAAGGCTTTCTAAGAATTGAAACTCTGATTTATAGGATGGGTCGAGTATTATGTGGAATGTGTAATCGTCGTCGTTGGCAAACGTCTGCAGAAGCGCGCGCGACATCGTCGTCTTGCCGATGCCCACATCGCCCAGAATAACACTTAGCCCCCTTTTCAATCTTATTGCTATCTCCAGGCGTTGTATCGCCGTAGAGTGCGCGGACGAACGGTAAAAGAATGCCGGATCCGGGCTTGTCGAAAAAGGCTCTTTTTTTAGTCCAAGTATTTCGTAGTAACTCATGCTACTTCTTCCTTAATAATATTCTCTATCTTTTTCAACGACACTTTTTGATGGCGAAGCTCGATTATCTTCTTCAATTCTTCGAGCGTAGAATCGTCGAAGTACCTGAAATTAGTACCTTCGCTCCTCGATATTTCTTTGATAAGGCCAAGTTTGAGG
This portion of the Candidatus Omnitrophota bacterium genome encodes:
- a CDS encoding AAA family ATPase, with the protein product MTPWLIFELLVYLVIGLAGTAVYLLNRPAKMWMRSRWVMLSIIVGGYVLVRLSILGLMSLESFYQKITLATMPIQLIMVALNATIFVLMYTVFLQGGMAKISKSKVQGELVNVKWADVIGMENVKEEAKEVVELVRDRARVKKIGGKILRGIMMFGPPGCGKTYLAKAIATETGLPFLSMSGSEFVEIFVGVGASRVRKLFKQARELAYAHGGCIIFIDELDAIARKRVFSAFGGTEETNSTQNQLLAEMDGLSEIKDKKGEPSTAQNVIVIGATNAPEDNLDRALLRPGRFDRKLYIDKPGLEDREKLFAYYLGKVQHDSSIDVGRLARKAVYKSPADIENIIKESALVATRSGRDVIRLDDISEAMERVDMGMKHKRTMQPLEREMVAYHESGHLIVLYILHPIDDVFKASIASRRDTLGVVYHQPREEVFTHNKDRLLADIKVALGGYVAEKMRFGTTSDGVAMDFTQAMIVAHNMVWKFGMSDAQYLGDYTAIPEAQLSDKTKELLNEEVNKIFRACLKDVEALLIKEKPLLERFVKELLEKEELEYDEIENIFNEYGKSHVKLA
- a CDS encoding transketolase — protein: MGIIYYKLKKVEEMQSDIKTLKKKAVEIRKDILKMLMIAGSGHTGGSLSIVDILIALYYNELKHDPKNPGMKDRDRFLLSKGHACPALYAVLADRGYFPREELWRLRKLGSPLQGHAQKGIPGVEASSGSLGQGLSIANGIALAARLDHSDIRIYCLMGDGETNEGQVWEAAMTAAHYKLDNVCAVIDLNGLQIDGFCCEIKDMGSYVNKWNDFGWHVIETDGHDIAKLIEAFDKARKLKGKPTVIIAHTIKGKGVSFVENKAEWHGIAPKKEEYERACVELDAELAKIG
- the hisG gene encoding ATP phosphoribosyltransferase, translated to MKDKNSKLKLGIPKGSLQEATVRMFKKAGFSLGISERSYFPSIDDEEIEVILFRAQEMSRYVEDGILDVGLTGNDWILENSSNVIRVAELIYAKQSMRPVRWVLAVPEASKIKSVKDLKGKRIATELVSVTKSFLKKNGVKAEVEFSWGATEVKAAVGVDAIVEVTETGSSLRANKLREVITVCQSTTQLIANRKSWMIPWKRGKIENLAMLLKGAILAEDKVGLKMNLKKEDLKAILALLPAMKKPTISALSDPDWVDVDTIIDEKTVKYLIPKLKRAGAQGIIEYPLNKVIY
- a CDS encoding TonB family protein, giving the protein MKKIVSIITMIAFTSILPAGNICPAYAQLESTPSVVKGPMIQTSVSDKISLDLKGMDVVEVIKMLATKGNMNVVLSNDVKGRVTIFLKSVNIMDALEIILASNGLACDRRGDIVYVMSQREYETAYGEKYGDRKEVKVFQLKYAKASDASKALNQMKTKVGKIVVDDGSNTIVVIDSPQTVEQISEALAKMDMLTVTKVFELKYAKAADLKAKVSESLTKGIGTMQIDERTNKIAVTDLDKKMSEVEALVTAFDDKLQQVLIEAKIVQITLTDEYKLGVDWTSVIQKVGSASKGINISSMFQQAVQGAFVPGAQIVIGAIGESDWALMIQVLKTIGNTDLLSSPRITALNNQEAKILVGVSQPYATNTVTQTTGLATTATNLTFIDIGVKLYVTPTINKDGFVTMKIKPEVSSSTDNYTYGSPSTTVPIVQTTQAETSVTVKDGTTIIIGGLIKDERTSTVDKIPVLGDIPIIGKAFQKTNDRVQKQELVVFLTPHIVTGEYDLLEQPETYPINEKGFTTNEKPTFERRNEYPIDPGMFKTKKQPALELEKGWAAKKFVTTTSEDYGYALKSLIMQNASLPKAKRGTLKKGSVRVTFLLSPKGEIKGGPDIVRSSNPELDTAAINAVKAASPFPSFPKMMGPGDKRFSVDISNE
- a CDS encoding AAA family ATPase; its protein translation is MSYYEILGLKKEPFSTSPDPAFFYRSSAHSTAIQRLEIAIRLKRGLSVILGDVGIGKTTMSRALLQTFANDDDYTFHIILDPSYKSEFQFLESLTKMFGIKPDARSTLDYREEIEKYLFKKGVDENKTVVLLIDEGQKLSTPFLEILRTLLNYETNEYKLLQLVLVSQMELLPRIKKVKNFYDRIALKYIINPLDEEETKELIEFRLVEAGLDGSRKVFTDEAIRSIYEYTEGYPRKTSLICHNALEALVMHNKSVVDSTLISKIIERESI
- a CDS encoding MerR family transcriptional regulator; the protein is MSEKNIYLIKDLSSLSGLSVYTIKYYLKLGLIKEISRSEGTNFRYFDDSTLEELKKIIELRHQKVSLKKIENIIKEEVA